A genome region from Nitrospira sp. includes the following:
- a CDS encoding outer membrane beta-barrel protein — protein sequence MNMRVLLAVAFMSFGVLSQSWAETYIAGAIGGTLALPASVEADENINYPNPPGSGQLFRGSNTTIGLKESVAYGVKLGHYFGSLPWLGVETDVFTTTPHVMSGTIAIDTKSSTVGTFREAQSGVHLRFTTWAFSLLARYPGDHWQPYAGIGPAIFWGHASGTGLSCNNTCPGPSVDTSSTSFGWTSQAGLRYVTDSSVVLFGEWKYMSTTANFDQVRSFSNIDVHYQAHMLLVGIGYQFK from the coding sequence ATGAACATGCGTGTTCTTCTCGCGGTGGCCTTCATGTCGTTCGGTGTTCTGTCTCAGTCGTGGGCTGAGACTTACATCGCCGGTGCGATCGGCGGGACCCTGGCGCTTCCTGCATCTGTCGAGGCGGATGAGAACATCAATTATCCGAACCCGCCCGGTTCGGGCCAGTTATTTCGCGGATCGAATACTACCATCGGGCTCAAAGAGTCTGTGGCATATGGGGTGAAGCTGGGGCACTATTTTGGCTCGCTCCCGTGGCTGGGAGTTGAAACAGATGTGTTTACCACTACACCGCATGTGATGTCGGGAACGATCGCGATTGATACCAAATCATCAACGGTTGGGACCTTCCGGGAGGCGCAGAGCGGAGTCCATCTCCGATTTACCACCTGGGCCTTTAGCCTGTTGGCTCGCTACCCTGGGGATCATTGGCAGCCTTATGCCGGGATTGGACCTGCTATCTTCTGGGGGCATGCCAGCGGTACCGGGTTGTCGTGCAATAACACCTGTCCAGGCCCTTCGGTCGATACCTCCAGCACCTCATTCGGTTGGACGAGCCAGGCCGGATTGCGCTATGTCACAGACTCTTCCGTCGTGTTATTTGGCGAGTGGAAATATATGTCGACGACGGCCAATTTCGATCAGGTTCGGAGCTTCAGCAACATCGACGTGCATTATCAGGCACATATGCTTCTTGTGGGCATTGGATATCAGTTCAAGTAG
- a CDS encoding Rrf2 family transcriptional regulator, whose product MYLKNQVEWALHCCAMLAGLPPERYLATKALAEFHSVPKEYLSKALQSLSQASLVESTLGPTGGYRLAKPPDQITFLDIVEAVEGKTSTFNCTEIRRNNPCRQGEPRPSKPCAIARIMWEADEAWRNKLQSVRLSDLITLLGDDVSPKLWSKSFKWLLAKTS is encoded by the coding sequence ATGTATCTAAAGAACCAAGTTGAATGGGCGTTACATTGCTGTGCCATGCTTGCCGGGCTGCCACCAGAACGATATCTGGCAACAAAAGCCCTGGCTGAATTTCACAGCGTGCCCAAAGAGTACCTATCCAAGGCGTTGCAAAGTCTCTCTCAAGCATCGCTCGTTGAAAGTACCCTGGGACCTACAGGTGGGTATCGGCTGGCAAAACCTCCGGATCAGATCACCTTTCTTGATATTGTGGAGGCCGTTGAGGGCAAAACATCGACGTTTAATTGCACGGAAATACGCAGGAACAACCCCTGTCGACAAGGAGAGCCTCGACCGTCAAAGCCCTGTGCCATCGCGCGCATTATGTGGGAGGCAGACGAGGCGTGGAGAAACAAGTTGCAGAGCGTCAGGCTCTCGGACTTGATCACACTCTTGGGTGATGACGTTTCGCCCAAGCTATGGTCTAAAAGTTTTAAGTGGCTCTTGGCGAAGACATCTTAA
- a CDS encoding cupin domain-containing protein, which produces MNYILVLSLLLVQIVTFGGGGRAYAGEVSTLLTQALTDLPGKEGLMLTVSYPPGGATPVHRHNAHVFVYVLEGAVEMQVKDGPPVTLRAGQTFYEAPADIHLVSRNASTTLPAKFVVFMVKSDGAPAVVPVK; this is translated from the coding sequence ATGAACTACATTTTGGTGCTCTCGTTACTGCTTGTGCAGATCGTGACATTTGGTGGCGGGGGGCGCGCGTATGCAGGGGAGGTGAGTACCCTCCTTACGCAGGCGCTCACAGACCTCCCCGGGAAAGAGGGATTGATGCTCACCGTCTCGTATCCTCCCGGTGGCGCAACACCTGTCCATCGGCACAATGCGCATGTGTTTGTGTACGTGCTGGAGGGTGCTGTGGAGATGCAGGTGAAAGATGGGCCACCGGTGACATTGAGGGCTGGGCAGACGTTCTATGAGGCTCCCGCCGACATCCACCTGGTCAGTCGCAACGCCAGTACGACCCTGCCTGCGAAATTCGTGGTGTTCATGGT